Genomic DNA from bacterium:
GCGGGATAAACCGATGTATCGCTTCGCATATCAAAGAATGCCGACAGCCGGTCGTTTTATCCATCCCACGTTTCCGTCATCCAAACGCAGTTCCAACCATTCGTTGCGCTCCGATCGAATAACAGCTTTCGTGCCTTCGTGCAGTATGAATACGGTCGTTGATGTTTCAATCGGTTCATTTTTAATTTCCACATAAGGAACCAAAATCACGGCTTCGACCCGATTGGATTCGCTGTAGGCACGCCATAAAAAAACAGATGCGTTGATACAAAGAAGTGTGATCCATACCATGCGCAATATCCGGCCCGTGCGCGCCCTTCGCCATTGCGGGCGTACTCTTTGAGCAACCAATAAAGCGACAAATCCGTTTACAATACAAACCAGCACAAAACCCCATTCGGCAAGCGAAATCGCTTGAAGCGTAGCGATCATCCATACGACCCATTCCGGTCTGGGCGGTGTGACGATTTTATCTTTAAGCTGCAGACGTGTCAATTCGAGATTAAACCGTACATCTTCGTCGGCAGGATGCAAACGTAATGCTTTTTCGTAATAAAACACGGCCATACCAAATTGTTTCGTCCGGTAATAGGTATTGGCTAAATTATAAAACAACGCGCCGGAAACCGAACCTTGATCAACGAGTTTTTGGTATGCATCACGGGCCGCTACAAAATCACGCGCCTCATAAAAAGCATGCGCCTTCGCAAACAGGGTATCATTTTCCTGTGCCCATAACACCGGTGCAGCGCTCATCACGATCCAAAATAAAAAACGATTCATAGCGCATTGTCCATATTTAAAATAGCTGCACGAATACGCTCGTACGCATCATCCATCCGTGCGCGCGACTTCCCGTCGGGTGAAAAACGCGCTTCATCACACATGTGCATGCAGTCCATATATTCCGTTATCAAATTGTTTTCCACATTCCGTTCGCGCAAAATTTCTGTTATGTGCTCGCGAGTGTACACATTTTCACCGACATGCAATTTATCGGTGATAAGGCCGTTTAATGTTTTGGAAAGTTCGGTATAAAACGAATCCTGTTGATTGGATTTCATCAACGCTTCAGCCGCTTTGAGACGTTTACGCGCCAGGGGACTGGCTTTGCGATATCGCAAACCGATACCGTCTTTTTGCAATTCTTCGTGTTTAATCGCCCACACATATACCGTACCCCACAAAAGAAGCGGAAATATCATTCCCGCGATAAACCACCAGCGAAAATAAACCGGCGCATAACTTTCTTCCGAAAGATTTTCCGTTTTGATAAAACGAATGTCTTTCGCCAACAACGCGATTTCCTCTTTACTCAGCGCGTTATGCGAAAAAATACCGCCTCCCGTACCTTGTGCTATGGTCACACGGTGAGGACCTGATGATTTAGTAACGTATTTTTTCAAAACCGGATCGTAATAAGAGAGATTAAAAACCGGTATCTCCACTTGGCGCGGTAGCCGCGGCACACCGACATATTCAAAAACTTTACTGCCGCTGACGAGATTAGAATTTTTATTCAGCGTTTCGGACGATTTCGGATCGTACCGCTCAAAATCATCGCCGAAAGGCGTCGGTGGAATCTCGGCGGATTTAATGTTTCCTGTTCCCGATATGGTGATCGTATACGTCAGCGCTTCACCCGTTTTCAAACTGTTTTTGTCAACCGCTGTTTTTACGTCAAATTGTCCGACCAAACCCGAAAAATCCGACGGCGCATTTTCTTTGGGCAACGGGAGAATATTCAGCTTCACAGGTTCCGATTGCAACTTGACCGTAGCTGTCTGTCCGAAAGGATCGCCGAACGGAGAAAATAAATCATCCAACGAGTTTCTGCTGCGGCGTGGAATGCGCAGTTCGCATTCGATTTCCGACGGATCTATCGTTAGCAAACCGGATCGCGTTGCAAAAAGCCCTACCCGCTTGATCGTATATACCGCATACGCCACGCCGTTGATTTGTTCACGGGTAGATTGTATTTGTTGCGGCATGGGAAATTCTTCAGCCCAAAATCCTGTAAAACCCGGCATCCGGCTTGGCGCGTATTGAGTGATCGGAATCCGGCTGTAAATTTTTAGTTCGGCCGTAATTTGTTCACCTTGGAACGCTTCTTTTTTGGAAACCGTCAATGCGAGAAACGCATCGTTAGTTTTTTCCGAACGCTGGGAACCGGATATGCTTCCGCCCGGAACGACTTCGATCGTGAGCGCCTGCGAGGATACCGTTTTTCCGTCCACACCCACGGCCACTGGAGGGATCGTCCAGCGACCCACATCTTTCGCACGCAAAATAAAATCGTACGATTTGGACATGGAGCGACGACCGTTGATAATAGATATGGACGTGGATTCGCCCGCACCCTGATGCATGACCTCAAGGCCTTTCATTTCAGGCAATTGGGGAAGCGATGTGATGCGCAGGTTTTCGCCCGACACTTCGATGCGCAGTTGAAATGACGTACCTTGTTCGATGACGGACTGCTCTACAGAAGCCACGCATTGGACGGTCTGCGCTTGCAACGCCGAATACGATAAAAAAATTAAAATCGCTACACTTCGCATGACGTGTTGACTAAAGCCGATGATGTGTTTTACCTGATCTATACGCAAAAAGCTCACAATAGGATTCAATCTATAATTTTGAGAAAACGCAATTCTTTGCGCAGCTGATCCGGATTTTTGTAATGAATCGCGTGTATGCCCAGTCTCTTCGCCGCCTCGGCGTTTTGTTCACGGTCATCTATGAAAACGCATTCTTCAGGTTTACTATGCGTAATCCGGAGCGCTGTTTCGTAAATTTCTTTGGTCGGTTTGGTAACACCCAAATAACATGAAGAACAAAACACCTGAAAATACTGTTTGAGCTTGAAACGCGCGATGCGGTATTCGTTCAGCGGCAGCGATTCATTGTTCAATGTGGCCATAAAACAACGGCCCGCCTGCGCGACTTCCGTCAGCACATCCATTCCCGGTAGAAGCTCGGATTGGCCAAACATGGATTCTTTAAACGGCTCGCGGGCGACGTGATGCATATCAAAGAGCGTCATATCAAGATATTCATCCAGCGAATAATGCCCGGTCTCAAATCCTGCGGCGACTTCACGATGACGGTCGCCGAATTCGTCTAAATGTTGTTTTTCCGTAATTCCATGCGAATTCAGCACTTTGATTCGCTGTTCGCGATCCCAGGCATTGGTCAAAACTACTCCGCCGAGATCCCAAAACATCGTCGTGATGGGTCGCATAGTCGTGCTCTTTCAATTAAGTGTTTTTTTAAAATTGAAACGAGGGAACTTATACAGTGCACAGGCTTTTTTCAATACCTATATGCTAAAAGAATTTACTGAGGAGCATATCCGTTTCCGTCATTAACGTTCCTCTTTCCTGGCATGGCGTTTCGCTTGATAAAAAAGCGGAATATGGTTATAGTGTGATCATGAGCAATACCTTGCACGATGATATCCGTAGATTGTTGATTCAGGAACAGGATTTGTACGGCGATGAATTTACCCGCGACCCCGCCGCTTCCGGTCTTTGGAATCATGTCTCATGGGATACGCCGGAATATTCTACCACCGATGATGAAAGGCCGCCGGTTGTCGCCGAGCGGATCGAAACCGACATGCCCAAAAACATCCCCCTTCCGACGTTATCCGCTCTCCAGCAAACCATCAGTACCTGCACCAAATGCGAATTGTGCAAAACGCGCAAGCAAACAGTGTTTGGCTCCGGTAATCCGAATGCCGACATCATGTTTATCGGTGAAGCGCCGGGTGCCGATGAAGATGAACAAGGTTTACCTTTCGTAGGTCGCGCCGGTCAGCTTTTGACGAAGATGATCGAAGAGCCGCGTTCTCTCAATCTGCCGCGTTCGGAAGTGTATATAGCCAATATCCTGAAGTGCCGACCGCCGGGCAACCGTAAACCTTTACCCGCCGAAGTCGCACAGTGCGAACCTTATCTCATCACGCAGATCGAATTGATCAAGCCGCGTATTATTTGTGCACTCGGTGCGACATCCGCCAATACGTTACTGAAAAACAACACACCGATCGGTGCGATGCGCGGGCAAACGTTTGATTATCACGGCGTACCTTTACTCATAACGTACCATCCGGCCGCTTTGCTGCGCAACCCCAATTGGAAAAAACCGGCCTGGGACGATATGCTTACACTCCGCGCCATGTATGACAAATTGAAAAAATAAACACCACTTCTCATGGCCCGCGAAGAAAAAGAAAAAAACGCCTCGTACAATGATGTCCTCAAAGACGTGCGCAAAGGAAACGTCGCTCCGATGTATCTGCTCTACGGCAGCGAAGTTTTTCTCGCTGATCAATTGGCCGATGCGATCGTTCAAGCTGTTTTTAATGCCCCCAAAGACGACTTTAATTTGCATATTTTTTACGGCAAAGAAGCGCCGCTGGATACGGTGATCAGCACGGCCTTGGGTTTTCCCGTCATGGCCGATCGGCAAGTTATTATTTTGCGCGAAGCCGATCAGTGGAAACTGACTAAAGATAAACGCGACGACCTCAAAGATCTATTCCCCAAGTTCCCGGATACTACCGTATTTATAGCGATCGGCAGCGGCATTGATGTGCGTACCAATCCCTGGGCATGGATGCGAAAAAACGGCATCGCCATCGAATTCAAACCGTTACGCGAAAATGAAATTCCCGTATGGATCGATCAATTTCTTGATGAACGCGGAAAAAAAATCACGGATCAGGCGTCGTTGTTGCTTCGAACGCGCGTAGATCTATCGCTCAGAGAGGTGCATAATCAGATTGATAAATTATGCACGTATATCGGCGATCGCGATACGATCAATGAAGAAGATGTCGAAGAGGCCGTCGGCATTTCCCGCCAATACAATATTTTTGAATTTTGTAATGCCATCGGTAAACGCGATCTGACTAAAGCCATGGCGGTGTATGAACAAATGGCGCGTTTTGGCGGTGAGCCGGTGTACATGATCGTTATGCTCACGCGGCACTACCATATTCTCCTCAAAATGTGCGAAATGCGTGATCAGGGCACCGCGCCTTCACAGATTCAAGCCGTGATGATGACCGAAAACCGGATTTTTCCCAATTTTTTTCAAACCGACTATTGGCCGCAGGCGCAGAAACATAAAACATCGGATGTCAAACTCGCTTTCCGTTGCCTTTTGCAGGCGGATATTCAGCTTAAGTCCAGCGCCGTTGACAAAGACATGCTCATGCAACATCTGATCTACCAGCTCGCCACGAGTACCGCCGTATGACATCCGAAGAATCCAAACACGATCTCATCAGCGAAAGCCTCCGCGAACTGGTGCGTACGCCGCATTTGGTACGGCAGGCCTTAAAAAATTATCAAAAATTGTCGGATGAAGAAGTGATCAACCGTTTTCAGGAAGGCGATCTCGTAGCTTACGACGTGATCGTGGCCCGATACAAAGATCAGTTGATCAACTATGTGATGAGTTATGTCGGCGAAAAAAAAGATGCCGAAGATATCGTGCAGGATACGTTTGTCAAAATTTACCGTTTCAAACAAATGTATAAACGCATTGCCAAGTTTTCTACATGGGTCTATACTGTCGCCGGCAATCTTGCCAAAAGCGAACTGCGCAAACGCAAACGCCAGCAACTGTATCCGATTTCCAGCCTGGGGACGGATGAAAAAGAATTTGAAGCGGTCGAAACGCGGGTCAATGCGGATGAACTCACGGATTCCTCCGTGAAAAAAGATTTGATCAAAAAAGCGATTAAAACATTGCCGGAGCGATACCGCGAAGTGATTCGCCTTCGTGAGATAGAAAACCTTTCGTACGAAGAAATCGCGGAACAAACGCAACTTCCGATCGGCACCGTACGTTCGCGCATCAATCGCGCCCGTGTACAACTGCAATCCAAATTGAAATTTTTGGTGGAAAAATGAAAACGTCAAAAAAACTTTCCCACGTGGACCATCGCGGCAAAGCGGCTATGGTCGATGTTTCCGGGAAATCGGACACCGAACGTAGTGCAACGGCAATGGCGCGCGTTACGATGAGCGCGGCGGCATTTGATGCCATACAAAACAACGCCATTAAAAAAGGCGATGTACTCACGGTGGCGCAACTCGCCGGAATCATGGCGGCCAAAAAAACTTCGGATCTTATTCCGTTGTGCCATCCGCTTAACATGAGCCGTGTGGATGTCGCCTGTTTTCCTGAACCGGACTCATTGTCCATTCGAATTGAAGCGACGTGCAAACTCCTGGGTAAAACAGGTGTTGAAATGGAGGCCCTAACGGCTGTAACGATTGCGGCGTTGACCGTTTACGATATGGCCAAAGCGATGGATAAAAAGATGGTCATCCGCGATATATGCCTGCTCGAAAAAAGCGGCGGCAAAAGCGGGGTTTTCCGAAACAACAAAATGAAACCTTAATTCTGATGCGTTTTTTTTTCTGTCGTATTGTTTTTATCGGGGCGATTTTATGGGCGCCGCTTTCGGCCCAGCAAATACCCATCGGGGAACATACATCCTATAAACTTTCATACCTTTCGTTTTCGGCCGCTTCGGTTTCGTTTCAGGTAACCGGCATCGTCAATATCAACGACCGCCCATGTTATCGCCTCGTTACGGATGCACAAACCACATCTTTTTTTTCGGCGTTTTATGATTTGCATAATACGTATGAAACCTTTGTAGATACCGTAACCGGACTGCCTTTGCGTTATACCAAAAATATCGCGCAGAAAACCCTCCGCCAGCATTTGACTATAAATTACGATCATGATAACCAAACGGCGCAGTATGACGGCGGAAAATGGGATTCCGTGTTTACCGTAAATGTGCAACCGCAATCGCATACTTTATTTTCAGCGCTATTTGATTTGCGACGACGGACGATGTACGAAGGAAAACAATGGGTTTACAATTTGGATAATGAGACCGAACCGTGGAAGATACAGGTCACCGTTTTATCGCGTGAAAATATCCCGGCGGCAGGAAAAGAGTATCCCGCTTACAAATTAGAAGTTCGATTCATCCCCGTCGGCGAAGAAAAAAAACGAAAGCATACCGACATCGTTACGCGGCGATTGGTACAAAGTGCGACAAAACTATATTATTGGATTGAGGCGGATGCGCCGCATAGGGGTGTGCAGATCGAACATGAAACGTCCCCGTTTAGTACCTACACCATTCTGACCGGTACCGGTAAATAAATCATTACGATTCTTTGAATATTCTATTCATGAATTTTTCATAAG
This window encodes:
- the holA gene encoding DNA polymerase III subunit delta, translating into MAREEKEKNASYNDVLKDVRKGNVAPMYLLYGSEVFLADQLADAIVQAVFNAPKDDFNLHIFYGKEAPLDTVISTALGFPVMADRQVIILREADQWKLTKDKRDDLKDLFPKFPDTTVFIAIGSGIDVRTNPWAWMRKNGIAIEFKPLRENEIPVWIDQFLDERGKKITDQASLLLRTRVDLSLREVHNQIDKLCTYIGDRDTINEEDVEEAVGISRQYNIFEFCNAIGKRDLTKAMAVYEQMARFGGEPVYMIVMLTRHYHILLKMCEMRDQGTAPSQIQAVMMTENRIFPNFFQTDYWPQAQKHKTSDVKLAFRCLLQADIQLKSSAVDKDMLMQHLIYQLATSTAV
- a CDS encoding uracil-DNA glycosylase — translated: MPKNIPLPTLSALQQTISTCTKCELCKTRKQTVFGSGNPNADIMFIGEAPGADEDEQGLPFVGRAGQLLTKMIEEPRSLNLPRSEVYIANILKCRPPGNRKPLPAEVAQCEPYLITQIELIKPRIICALGATSANTLLKNNTPIGAMRGQTFDYHGVPLLITYHPAALLRNPNWKKPAWDDMLTLRAMYDKLKK
- a CDS encoding BatD family protein → MSFLRIDQVKHIIGFSQHVMRSVAILIFLSYSALQAQTVQCVASVEQSVIEQGTSFQLRIEVSGENLRITSLPQLPEMKGLEVMHQGAGESTSISIINGRRSMSKSYDFILRAKDVGRWTIPPVAVGVDGKTVSSQALTIEVVPGGSISGSQRSEKTNDAFLALTVSKKEAFQGEQITAELKIYSRIPITQYAPSRMPGFTGFWAEEFPMPQQIQSTREQINGVAYAVYTIKRVGLFATRSGLLTIDPSEIECELRIPRRSRNSLDDLFSPFGDPFGQTATVKLQSEPVKLNILPLPKENAPSDFSGLVGQFDVKTAVDKNSLKTGEALTYTITISGTGNIKSAEIPPTPFGDDFERYDPKSSETLNKNSNLVSGSKVFEYVGVPRLPRQVEIPVFNLSYYDPVLKKYVTKSSGPHRVTIAQGTGGGIFSHNALSKEEIALLAKDIRFIKTENLSEESYAPVYFRWWFIAGMIFPLLLWGTVYVWAIKHEELQKDGIGLRYRKASPLARKRLKAAEALMKSNQQDSFYTELSKTLNGLITDKLHVGENVYTREHITEILRERNVENNLITEYMDCMHMCDEARFSPDGKSRARMDDAYERIRAAILNMDNAL
- a CDS encoding DUF3108 domain-containing protein, coding for MRFFFCRIVFIGAILWAPLSAQQIPIGEHTSYKLSYLSFSAASVSFQVTGIVNINDRPCYRLVTDAQTTSFFSAFYDLHNTYETFVDTVTGLPLRYTKNIAQKTLRQHLTINYDHDNQTAQYDGGKWDSVFTVNVQPQSHTLFSALFDLRRRTMYEGKQWVYNLDNETEPWKIQVTVLSRENIPAAGKEYPAYKLEVRFIPVGEEKKRKHTDIVTRRLVQSATKLYYWIEADAPHRGVQIEHETSPFSTYTILTGTGK
- a CDS encoding tetratricopeptide repeat protein, with the protein product MNRFLFWIVMSAAPVLWAQENDTLFAKAHAFYEARDFVAARDAYQKLVDQGSVSGALFYNLANTYYRTKQFGMAVFYYEKALRLHPADEDVRFNLELTRLQLKDKIVTPPRPEWVVWMIATLQAISLAEWGFVLVCIVNGFVALLVAQRVRPQWRRARTGRILRMVWITLLCINASVFLWRAYSESNRVEAVILVPYVEIKNEPIETSTTVFILHEGTKAVIRSERNEWLELRLDDGNVGWIKRPAVGIL
- the moaC gene encoding cyclic pyranopterin monophosphate synthase MoaC — translated: MKTSKKLSHVDHRGKAAMVDVSGKSDTERSATAMARVTMSAAAFDAIQNNAIKKGDVLTVAQLAGIMAAKKTSDLIPLCHPLNMSRVDVACFPEPDSLSIRIEATCKLLGKTGVEMEALTAVTIAALTVYDMAKAMDKKMVIRDICLLEKSGGKSGVFRNNKMKP
- a CDS encoding sigma-70 family RNA polymerase sigma factor, producing the protein MTSEESKHDLISESLRELVRTPHLVRQALKNYQKLSDEEVINRFQEGDLVAYDVIVARYKDQLINYVMSYVGEKKDAEDIVQDTFVKIYRFKQMYKRIAKFSTWVYTVAGNLAKSELRKRKRQQLYPISSLGTDEKEFEAVETRVNADELTDSSVKKDLIKKAIKTLPERYREVIRLREIENLSYEEIAEQTQLPIGTVRSRINRARVQLQSKLKFLVEK
- a CDS encoding HAD-IA family hydrolase, which translates into the protein MRPITTMFWDLGGVVLTNAWDREQRIKVLNSHGITEKQHLDEFGDRHREVAAGFETGHYSLDEYLDMTLFDMHHVAREPFKESMFGQSELLPGMDVLTEVAQAGRCFMATLNNESLPLNEYRIARFKLKQYFQVFCSSCYLGVTKPTKEIYETALRITHSKPEECVFIDDREQNAEAAKRLGIHAIHYKNPDQLRKELRFLKIID